Genomic segment of Rana temporaria chromosome 12, aRanTem1.1, whole genome shotgun sequence:
taagcggaggttcaccctaaaaaacatctatataccattacatgcagcatacttgcatcagctacagtatgctggtatttttttttttttttttttatcgctgtaccTACCGTTATatagttcattttcttttcagactcccgcagggaataggcgttcctatgaagaggcgtagatgattgacgtgcggaaaaggcgcgtcacacgttccgaaaatagccgatctgggacacggcgctatacggcgcctgcgcagagaCTAGGAGCCGTGCagcgctgactgcgcaggcaccgtatatagccgagtcccagatcggctattttcgggaacacGTGATGCGCCttttccgcacgtcaatcatctacgcctcttcataggaacgcctattccccgcgggagtctgaaaagaaaatgaactatataacagtatgtacagcgataaaaaaaaaaaaaataacggcatactgtagctgacgcaagtatgctgcatgtaatggtatatagatgttttagggtgaacctccgctttaattaaccttttttggggttaaGTCTCCTTTGAGGAGGTGTGGCCAGGGGCGTGTCCTTTGACTACATACGTTTgttggtaggtgtccctcattcccatctcaaaatgttgggaggtgtggtttatcttatgctggccatacactatatgaaaaatcggCCCAACCATAGCGATAgcgccatcatgtaatgaccgataaatcgttcagtggacgtaaatgaataaaaaaattttttaaacatatacctagtgcaaacaGTTCAGACGGAAAACACATTAACCGCTAAACGACCgcgtcacgccgatatacgttggcagaatggcacggctgggcagattagcgtatatatatatacacacgttgcCCATTAAGACGAGGCATTGTGGGTACGCGCGCCggtgcgaatgtgaccacgggtgTCCGCGGGAATACCCActatcgtctcacggagaggaagaacggggaaatgctgatgtaaacaagcatttcccagttcttcctagtgacaggacactgatcacagctccctgcaatcgggagtggtgatcagtgtcgtgtcacacacagcccatcccccctccagttagaacacatccctaggacatacttaaccccttcagcgccccctagtgttaaccccttcactgccagtgtcatttttacagtaatcggtgcatttttatagcactgatcgctgtaaaaatgacaatggtcccaaaatggcatcaaaagtgtccgatgtgtccgccataatgttgcagtcaggataaaaaaaatgctgatcgccgccaatactattaaaacaaaaaaaataattaataaaaattcaataaaactatcccctattttgcaggctttccgattacagccagttggctctaatcggcttccaaatagttaaccaggggacgcagggggtgtgcaTTCCTTGATTAACACTgacaccggtaacctgattggctgaagcgacatcgaccgcgggacttgggagaagacatcaagggaggatggctgacccgagaaaggtaagtgctggggggaCGGGGAAGCAATCTGgcggtgacaattgctgggcacagtgcagtgataaaaattgctgggtacagtggtgacaattgcttggcacagtgcagtggtgacaattgctgggcacagtgctgacaattgctgggcacagtgctgacaattgctgggcacagtgctgacaattgctgggcacagtgcagtggtgacaattgctgggcacagtgctgacaattgctcgggacagtggtgacaattgctgggcacagtgcagtggtgacaattgctggggacagtggtgacaattgctgggcacagtgcagtggtgacaattgctgggtacagtggtgacaattgctgggcacagtgcagtggtgacaattgcttggcacagtgcagtggtgacaattgctgggcacagtgctgacaattgctgggcacagtgctgacaattgctgggcacagtgcagtggtgacaattgctgggcacagtgctgacaattgctgggcacagtgctgacaattgctgggcacagtgcagtggtgacaattgctggggacagtggtgacaattgctgggcacagtgcagtggtgacaattgctgggcacagtggctgcgtttgatggcatggcacttttgatggcacagtgaggctgcaattgatgtttttttgtttgtttgcgccccccaaaaaaatttgagcaccagccgccactgatgggggcagtaaaaacagcCTATTGAGCTTTTACCGCCCTTTACCACCCACCAAAAAGATAGCATGCAGCAGGGTTGTACAAATGCCATGGCTAAAATTAGACCTCCCACCATATTTGGGGGACAGTACTGCTACCTAACCTGAATTCAGTGAATGGGGCCCACACAGCCACTGCTAGCCAAACACTTTGGCAGTGGCACAGTATTTTCCTACTAAATCCCCATTTGACTATAAAAAGGGGGGATTCATGAGGCAGCAGTATCACCCCCTGAATTTCTGGCAGCCACTGCTctactgctcctctgaaaagcaatcaacCATGGATCACtttttaaagcaggggtggcaaactcaaattcatcgggggccgcattagcagtatggttgccctcaaagggccggttgtatctataaGACTATGTGTCCACTATTTATTATGGAATGAGATGGGATGAGGTATGGTGGGGTGGGATATAATGGGAtgggctacctgacatacatggacctacctgacatacactgacctcacctacctgacatcacctacctgacatagatggacctacctgacatacactgacttcacctacctgacatacatggacctacctgacatacactgacctcacctacctgacatacactgacctcacctacccgacatacactgacctcacctacctgacatacactgacctcacctacctgacatacatggacctacctgacatacactgacctcacctacctgacatacactgacatcacctacctgacatacactgacctcacctacccgacatacatggacctacctgacatacatagacctacctgacatacactgacttcacctacctgcagGGCCatattaatagcatcatgggcccctgggcaaagtaatgctatggggcccctacaagcctgccccaatttacgcacctactctcaagaatgaaagtacaaaatttctactttacagcgtgtcacttgccaccgtcacctgccaccagattcagcgtgtcacttgccaccgtcacctgccaccagattcagcgtgtcacttgccaccagattcagcgtgtcacttgccactgtcaccagattcagcgtgtcacttgccactgtcaccagattcagtgtgtcacttaccatccatcccatcaccagattcagcgtgtcacttgccaccagattcagcgtgtcacttgccactgtcaccagattcagtgtgtcacttaccatccatcccgtcaccagattcagcgtgtcacttgccactggttccttgtcaccagattcagcatgtcacttgccaccgtcacctgattCAGTGTGTCACGTACAAtccatcccgtcaccagattcagcgtgtcacttgccaccgtcacctgccaccagattcagcgtgtcacttgccaccagattcaacgtgtcacttgccaccgtcacctgattCAGTGTGTCACGTACAAtccatcccgtcaccagattcagcgtgtcacttgccactggttccttgtcaccagattcagcgtgtcacttgccatgtcgcctgtcaccagatgtagattgtcacttgccaagtcacctgccacacgttgcagattgtcacttgccacatggggagctgacagagaagatgggggtctggcagagagaagagggggtctggcagacaggagggggggtctggcagagagaagggggggtctggcagagagaaggggggggggtctggcagagaggagggggggcactggcagagaggaagggggggggcactggcagagaggaagggggggggcactggcagagaggaaggggggggcactggcagagaggagggggccggGATCTTTACAGTGCATGGTGTGGACTGGAGTAGGCTTGCAAGGAGGCTTCTGGAGTCTGCGGGGgcctatgatggatgtcacacgtcccgcgatcccaggattggatctccgggacgtccatcataggagctgcaggctccagaaggcgggacctaggCAGCCGAcgccgctgggtgtaccaagatggccgaccgctccggagctaggccgaagccgatgcctttcctaaggccgaggcagcggtgcgctccgcggatcgacccgttcggatcacggaggcgcgggccacatggcaaggtctggcgggccggattcggcccgcgggccttgtgtttgccacccctgccttaatgcataggatgcattaaggtaaaaaaacttttacctttacaacccctttaatgcatcctatgttttACTTACCAAAGCCCCGATTTCCCTATGGCGGGGACGCGCTGTCCCTCTCTCCAGGGGGTCCTGGCTCTTGAatggctagattgatagcagcacagccattggatcccgctgctgtcaatcaaaacctaTGACACAGTCTATTATACAGCAGACCTCACTGTGTGTACATGACAGGTATTTATTACATACAAAAGATAAATAACAATAATCAcagagaattttattttatttttacaatgacaAGTTACACATCTCCTCTGTAATAACATCACAGAAACACATTAATTGTATAAAATAGAATATTTGGTGAATTGTAAAGTATAGTTCTCACCTGGCTAAGATGCAAAAGCAGCATAGTCAAAGTAATAATAATGTTTAAAATTCCACAACCTCTATCAGCCAATCAAATCTCACTTCTTTTCAGGTCAGAACCTTTTGGTAGAATAAGAGGTGAATGATGATTGGTTGCTGGGGGttacagcactttacatactACTTGGTTGTTTCCTTTACTTTAaactaaaaacataaaatacgtACGTTCTGAATTTAACACATTTGAATTGCCAAGAACATGCCTGGGGCCATGAAACGTAATAAAAAACACCCCTTAGGGCTTGTACACACATTTTTCAGCACTGGATAAATGTcaccactaaggcccctttcacacggggcggatcagtaatgatccgccccgtgaacctccgcttgctcagcggggatcgctccgttgatccccgctgagccggcggatgacagggcggtccccacacactgtgcaggtcagatggagcctacacacggtgacgagtcgaaaaaaattaagttcaatgcttgcgagcatgcgtcgacttgattctgagcatgcatggttttttctccgatggagttccacacagacgatcggatttttctattcataggaaaaatttaaacatgttttattttttaacactgatggaaaaaagaccgatggggcccacacacaatcggtttgtccgatgaaaacagtccatcggtctgttttcattggacaaaccgatggtgtgtacacggcttgaCTGTACAGAatatacagcaaaaaaatatattcctaGTTGGTAATTGTCATTGATCCATTCCACACAGCGAGCACAAGATAGAGGGGCTCGGTGaaggttatggtgaatgtctggAGGGGTCTGATGGGGTCGCTCAGCTCAAAAAATAAGATctgcccggcctcataatccagcAAAATTCTGAATTTATGGATGGTAGGTGTATGAAGAAGTGGCATAAATTTATTTCCATGCATCTTATTATATTCATGATTATACCTTCGTAAACACCAGGAATCTGTAGTCTCCCCAATACACGATTTCCTGTCCATACTAGAATAACACAACCCGACTCTCCAGCTATTCGAATTACTCGTGTCCACCTCCCAGCAATGCCGCCCTGAAGAAAAACTTCTCCTGCTTAGAACCTGATTGTTGTCAAATCTTTTGGGACTTTCTGGGTGATTTAATGCTACTGCTGACCAAGATGCAGTTTTAAAAGCCCTTGAAACCTGTATATTGTTAGCAGCTGTTTCCCTGTCAAGTAAAACTCCTTCTGGTTGCTGTATCCAGGTGTGAATATATTTCATGATTTCAGATATTTTGTTTAATCGATCTGTAATGAGATCCTCATGGAAATCACCTTCCCTCGGAATCATTGTCTCCATATTATCCTCCTGCTCGGTAGGACAGATCTCCTCTCTATCGGAGTTCTGATCCTTCAGGACGATCATTGGGTCGGCGGTTTTACACAATTCCTCGATGTGACTCATCTTCCTGGACAACTCGTCCTTCTGTATCTCCAGATGTTGGATTAGATTGGACAGAGATTGTGAGATCTTCTCTGTCTCCATGGAGACCTCACTCAGGACTCTCTTCTCAACTTCTTCCAGCTCTCTCCTGACATCTCTGAACAGGACAGTGACTCTCTCTATTACACCGGCTGCCTTTTCTTGTACATCTGTTTTACGTTCCTCCAGACTCCGGACTTGTTTCTCAGCCCATGCTTTACTTGAGGTCATCATCTCCAGATCTTTCCTcagcttctccttcttcttctcagaGGCCTCATCCAGCTTCTCCACCGGGTGTCCTTTGTGTTCTCCCTCAGCAATACAGTAAACACAGATACAAACCCTTTCCTCGGTGCAGAAATACTCCACAATCTTTTTATGGATGGAGCATTTTCTGTTCCCCGGGGAGTTGGTGGGATCAGATAAGACGTGTTCTGGTGACTTGGCATGGACTCTCAAATGTTTGGCACACAGAGAACTTTCACAGTGTAGGCAGGATTTTATAGCCGGTACAGGGGAGTCCACACAGTAAGTACAATAGATTCCCGTATCTTCCTGATTGGGCTGAGAAACTAGGAACTTCTCTGCTAGGTTCCGTAGAGCTCTTGCGCTATACAATACAGGTCGCTCCTGGAACTCCTCTCTGCACTCCGGACAGGTATAAAGTCCAGACGCCTTCTGAGTGTCCAGCACCTTGTTAATACATTcccggcagaagttgtgtccaCATCTCAGCATTATTGGATCCATATAAATGTTCAGACAGATGGAGCAGCTTAGATCGTCCTTCATATCAGCAGAAGCCATTGTAGCCTGCAGGAGGAGAAATGAAACCGAAAGTTTGTTCTATTTGTTAAACAGGAAACCGGGAATAATATACAGAAAATGCACTGAATCCCCCACTTGTCCAGCTTACCTTTTCAAAAACCAGTCCTCACTCTAGAGGATCTGAAATGTTTCACAATTTCAAACACAGTTTGATCCACGTTACGTTGTAGCAGCTCTGGATGCCTTTAACACAATCCAAGGGTGTGAACACGTCTGCAGACGATAATTTCCTTTGTATCAATCCAAACAATGGTCCCACCGCTCTTTTGTTGTCTCTTTCAGATCTCTCCCTCTTTTATCAGAGGCTCCCCAAAGCTGAACCTTTGATTTCTGCTGCTTCCAGCAAGATTCCAGCTTTCCTCCCAGCAGTCAGAAATTGTTTGACTTCCTGGTCATGCAACTGCCTCCCCACCCACTGAAGAAATTAAAGGTACAGAGCACAGTCtaggagttaaagtggttgtaaactagggtgaccagtagggttgccaactcatccctttaaaacagaacacatctgaattacacaggttctgtggctgattaaggaggtaattaaactcacttggtgccttatttgcattaaattagcctcagaacctgtgtaattaatatgtgttctgttttaaagggatgagttggcaaccctagtgaccagacatccccagtttcaggggacagtcccctgattgaggacactgtccccggaccaagtctgtccctggttttgtccccagattggatttaatagggggaggggcaatttcaaagacagtcaatgcagaattaaaataaaaaaaatttgaattacacccccctgctccgccgtgcctactaccaTAGGGGGGTTATATTttgcccattatctgtgcccctttctgatgatcatgtgctggtcggagcggagggaatatttcttcagtttcgggtgcatgcccattcagctccgctcgcatgttcttctgccttggctcaaatcctggccagccacccgcctatctccttgccctccctggcggagtgatcttcctccactccccatccagtagtagacggggcccgaagagtaagtcttgacaggctgtgaggcaggcggcgacgggcagagtcgctgattgttgccattactagtaaagaaaaaatatgtccccggatttcattttaaaaatctggtcaccttagagtAAACTCTATACAACCACTTTCAACTAaaggtaaagccttgtacacatgcatggttttctcggcaagaaagctgctgggagagctttcttgacgagaaaatcCTTTGTGTGTAGGCTTcgaggtttctcgtcgggaaatctgcccagaatctcgacgagaaaaatagagatcctactctctattttcttgtcggcctgtttcccgacgagaaacccgagcgtctgtatatttACCTGTCACcgtagaaacccacgcatgctcaaaatgactttgacgcatgcgcggtagcttccaaggcataggtagggtgaagcaagatggcggcgacggcatcaaatgtgacgagcgcacgctcatcgtagtcgatgacatcactgtgttcgtgccattcaaaagagcggcggttcttttgaatcgtacgttgccaggaatctcgtcaggaaaaacaacgtttttttcctgacgagaatctgggccgtgtgtacgaggcttgagcctatattaaggcttacctgaaggtgctggaaatatctcctaaacctccacggtttaggagatatttacaatatacCCAATGCGTCAATgtcttctgcgcatgctcactttagaaagggcacgtTCATGCCATTTCAAAAGGGGTCATgcagtgactggcggctcccgcgcgtATACGTCACCTGACTGTATTTACAAGCCTCATTTTTTATAAAAGACAGGTACAGTGTGCTATGCCTGCATATAAAAGAAGGGCTGccagttatttatttatatatatatatataggttaacAAATAAGCTGGGTACACAAGGTCCAAATATCGGCCTGCTCATCAGCAACCGGCCGACATTCGGTATATATGTACAGCTGTCCTTTCCAACAGAAGCTggtcttaggctggattcacatctatgtagttttagtgctttttgcatgttgcagatttgcactgcagtccatttaaaatggtttcctatggaacacgttctgtagtgcaaatctgcaaaatgcaaaaaatgcctaggtgtgaatccagcctaaggacCAGCTTTTTTTGAAGGGACACCAGCATCCAATTTGTGTGTTctgatgggtgggggagtcctgagtacctgagccagccgctcctgccccctgcacagcctggcgctccagtgagcactggaggggcagagcagagaaccAGTAActgacagtcaccggctctctgctcactgaagactgagaattgagtgatcagtggtctttgattgctcagttctcattcttatgccccatacagacggtcattttttgtgatgaaaaaaaaatgacgtttgaagtgatgaaaaaaaaacgacattttttaaacttcattttcaaaaacgatgtagcatacacaccatcattttgaaaaatgatgaacaaagtgacggcactctaaaggggaagttctattcgccttgaggctgcttttagctggttacttgttagtaaaagatgatttgtgcttttttgtctgttacagcgtgatgaatgt
This window contains:
- the LOC120918993 gene encoding E3 ubiquitin/ISG15 ligase TRIM25-like gives rise to the protein MASADMKDDLSCSICLNIYMDPIMLRCGHNFCRECINKVLDTQKASGLYTCPECREEFQERPVLYSARALRNLAEKFLVSQPNQEDTGIYCTYCVDSPVPAIKSCLHCESSLCAKHLRVHAKSPEHVLSDPTNSPGNRKCSIHKKIVEYFCTEERVCICVYCIAEGEHKGHPVEKLDEASEKKKEKLRKDLEMMTSSKAWAEKQVRSLEERKTDVQEKAAGVIERVTVLFRDVRRELEEVEKRVLSEVSMETEKISQSLSNLIQHLEIQKDELSRKMSHIEELCKTADPMIVLKDQNSDREEICPTEQEDNMETMIPREGDFHEDLITDRLNKISEIMKYIHTWIQQPEGVLLDRETAANNIQVSRAFKTASWSAVALNHPESPKRFDNNQVLSRRSFSSGRHCWEVDTSNSNSWRVGLCYSSMDRKSCIGETTDSWCLRRYNHEYNKMHGNKFMPLLHTPTIHKFRILLDYEAGQILFFELSDPIRPLQTFTITFTEPLYLVLAVWNGSMTITN